In a genomic window of Mycolicibacillus parakoreensis:
- a CDS encoding ABC transporter ATP-binding protein has product MAAVRFERATRCYPGAEHPAVDGLELTVDDGELMVLVGPSGCGKTTSLRMVAGLEPVDSGRIHIGDRDVTDADPKDRDIAMVFQNYALYPHMTVAQNMGFALKVAKTAKAEIRSRVHEAARLLDLEALLDRKPKDLSGGQRQRVAMGRAIVRHPQVFLMDEPLSNLDAKLRVQTRNQIAQLQRRLATTTVYVTHDQVEAMTMGDRVAVLCDGVLQQCAAPRELYRRPANTFVAGFVGSPAMNLFSGVVRDGAITVGDGGIAVPRHLAGDAEQIVVGVRPEHLGVDGTTDTGADAAGGIDVVVDVVEDLGADAFVYAHLAGARDPQTPPLVARVDGLCPPRRGDRLRLRPAPRHLHYFDAAGRRRD; this is encoded by the coding sequence ATGGCGGCGGTACGGTTCGAGCGGGCGACACGGTGCTATCCCGGCGCGGAGCACCCGGCCGTCGACGGGTTGGAGCTCACCGTCGACGACGGGGAGCTCATGGTGCTGGTCGGCCCGTCCGGGTGCGGCAAGACCACGTCGCTGCGGATGGTGGCCGGTCTGGAACCGGTGGATTCGGGCCGTATCCACATCGGGGATCGCGACGTCACCGACGCCGACCCGAAAGACCGCGACATCGCCATGGTGTTCCAGAACTACGCGCTGTATCCGCACATGACCGTTGCCCAGAACATGGGGTTCGCACTGAAGGTGGCCAAAACCGCCAAGGCCGAGATCCGGAGCCGGGTGCACGAGGCCGCCCGTCTGCTGGATCTGGAGGCGCTGCTGGACCGCAAACCGAAGGACCTCTCCGGCGGTCAACGGCAACGTGTGGCGATGGGTCGCGCGATTGTTCGCCACCCTCAGGTGTTTTTGATGGACGAGCCGTTGTCGAACCTGGACGCGAAACTGCGGGTCCAGACCCGCAACCAGATCGCGCAGCTGCAGCGGCGACTGGCGACCACCACCGTCTACGTCACCCACGACCAGGTGGAGGCGATGACGATGGGCGACCGGGTGGCGGTGCTCTGCGACGGGGTGTTGCAGCAGTGCGCCGCACCCCGTGAGCTCTACCGGCGGCCGGCGAACACCTTTGTGGCCGGTTTCGTCGGCTCCCCGGCGATGAACCTGTTCTCCGGCGTCGTGCGTGACGGTGCGATCACGGTGGGCGACGGCGGGATTGCGGTACCGCGGCACCTCGCCGGTGACGCCGAGCAGATCGTCGTCGGGGTGCGCCCCGAACACCTCGGCGTCGACGGGACGACGGACACCGGCGCCGACGCCGCAGGCGGCATCGACGTGGTCGTCGACGTGGTCGAGGATCTCGGCGCCGATGCCTTCGTCTACGCCCATCTCGCCGGTGCCCGCGACCCCCAGACGCCGCCGCTGGTCGCGCGGGTGGACGGGTTGTGCCCCCCGCGCCGCGGAGACCGGCTGCGGTTACGCCCGGCCCCCCGGCACCTGCACTACTTCGACGCCGCCGGTCGGCGCCGCGATTGA